From a single Stomoxys calcitrans chromosome 4, idStoCalc2.1, whole genome shotgun sequence genomic region:
- the LOC106093082 gene encoding uncharacterized Golgi apparatus membrane protein-like protein CG5021 isoform X2 — protein sequence MTSATVPLLDDDTIPFGEEDEMQDPNSATKKYSHPYVTFFHLFFRGAAIVIYMFCGWFSDSFISSFVFVVLFLSADFWTVKNITGRLLVGLRWWNYVDDEGVSHWVYESKKGRVNNNEARIFWLGLILCPVFWSLFFIVALFGMKFKWLLLVMIALALNGANLYGYVKCNFGANKDLNSAATDFVKTQIFRNAMDIMTKPTAQPTTARPTGVI from the exons ATGACCTCGGCCACG gTACCACTTCTAGATGACGATACGATTCCGTTTGGTGAAGAGGATGAGATGCAAGATCCAAACTCTGCAACAAAAAAATACTC ACACCCCTACGTTACATTCTTCCACTTATTCTTCAGAGGAGCTGCGATAGTTATATATATGTTCTGTGGCTGGTTTAGTGACTCTTTTATCAGTAGTTTTGTGTTTGTGGTTCTATTTTTGTCAGCAGATTTTTGGACTGTGAAGAACATAACGGGTCGTTTACTCGTTGGATTGCGCTGGTGGAATTATGTAGACGATGAAGGTGTTTCCCATTGGGTGTACGAGTCAAAAAAG GGGAGGGTGAATAATAATGAAGCACGTATTTTCTGGTTGGGACTAATATTGTGTCCAGTGTTTTGGAGCCTTTTCTTTATTGTTGCTctttttggaatgaaattcaaatGGCTGCTATTAGTGATGATTGCGCTAGCATTAAATGGAGCAAACTTGTACGGGTACGTTAAATGTAATTTTGGAGCAAATAAGGATTTAAATTCAGCCGCAACAGACTTTGTAAAGACTCAGATCTTTAGAAACGCCATGGACATAATGACAAAACCAACTGCACAACCAACAACAGCGCGACCAACCGGAGTAATCTAA
- the LOC106093081 gene encoding TATA element modulatory factor has product MSWFDTKNFATLASKALKEAQKKIDKVLDIQEEDLLAEDGSSNPNNTSNPVESCDDIVITTVKNTDNAEPQFQSMNKETEINTPAFESDQYSLDQAMSEDHVSPEVDVSDNLKTDIDVNLPDISSEGIVIINAEDNKLEYSEKNHLQDPSQTISLNEDVGRRIFTQSREDIAYELQAIDSDSTQSFEDVQIQSAKCVDEHDKKISTRPRKNCKSDITSAHTSNDEMETATSSDIEIISNPNGDGSSTASNTTRTSPSKIEKMSGSNTAVKTNSCISKSGHCREPSEISILSIDSPSEDEVEKLLKRISELNGIIEARELSLLQSEQHNSQLQERNNELMSLVGMQPSEEYTKRLSALEKKFQNCIRERDALRTEIKELQMKMPKNDLTDALAESQCMVAELRQEGEKLSKEILQQSNIIKKLRSKEKTLEVQLKTTKDQYISTNEEVERLKKTLSAKEDVERTQIEAVHKMSSENQRIDKENSLLRSKLDDTQQKLNTLQCSFDAVKCELQQRSKQQSDLSRTTMQTVEKEKLQILAEKEELERQLQEFSDKLRSSEIAAMKREQQLREENRHILDRLEAAELRAETCTQEISQSTIPLIRHLESLQQTLNQRTNKWNKDEKCLLAKLETCQERLQTLENIEETSKRKIDALKSRCQETEEKLAQAVIQEEKTKIALQLDLNQKEMEHNRKLSEALLELEKSKTKIKVLEDLQYQQYIDDAESKRSASVECLHKEREQSVTSMIELNHPLATDGNRNSPAASTTGYSLEDGGSIDWQQQEDDLDCMTHGRSLHGQGVNFHYVSNNTANNYEYLQSMLKQRDGELAQAQWELSRIQAEKSVLQEELSQLSIEMENIKEKLSSYELMEESFNDLQTRYDALLQMYGEKVERCEELELDLKECKEAYKIQIQELLAKLKT; this is encoded by the exons ATGAGTTGGTTTGatacaaaaaatttcgccaCTTTGGCCAGTAAAGCACTCAAGGAAGCGCAAAAGAAAATCGATAAGGTCCTAGATATACAGGAGGAGGACTTACTTGCGGAAGATGGATCTTCAAATCCTAATAATACTAGTAATCCCGTTGAATCCTGCGATGATATTGTAATAACAACCGTAAAAAATACCGACAACGCAGAGCCACAATTCCAAAGCATGAATAAAGAGACGGAAATCAATACACCTGCATTTGAAAGTGACCAGTACTCACTGGACCAGGCGATGAGTGAAGACCACGTTTCTCCAGAAGTAGATGTATCCGATAATCTGAAAACCGATATAGATGTTAACTTACCGGATATATCCAGCGAGGGTATTGTCATTATTAATGCAGAAGATAACAAATTGGAATATAGTGAAAAAAATCACTTACAAG ATCCATCGCAAACGATCAGTTTGAATGAAGATGTTGGTAGACGAATATTTACGCAATCCAGGGAAGATATTGCGTATGAACTTCAAGCTATTGACTCAGATTCAACTCAAAGTTTTGAGGATGTCCAGATACAATCAGCAAAATGCGTTGATGAGCACGATAAGAAAATTTCTACTAGACCACGTAAAAATTGCAAGAGTGACATAACTTCAGCACATACTTCCAATGATGAAATGGAAACAGCTACGTCCTCTGATATTGAAATAATTTCGAATCCAAACGGCGACGGGTCAAGCACAGCAAGTAATACAACCAGGACCAGCCCTTCGAAAATTGAGAAAATGTCGGGGAGCAATACAGCTGTTAAGACGAACAGTTGCATTTCGAAGAGTGGACATTGTCGAGAACCTTCagaaatatcgatactatcaatTGACTCACCTTCTGAAGATGAAGTGGAAAAGTTACTGAAACGTATATCGGAGTTAAACGGCATAATTGAGGCCAGAGAATTAAGTCTGCTTCAGTCAGAGCAGCATAATTCGCAGTTGCAAGAACGTAACAATGAATTAATGTCATTGGTAGGCATGCAGCCCTCCGAAGAGTATACCAAAAGGCTATCagccttagaaaaaaaatttcaaaattgtatAAGAGAACGTGATGCTTTACGAACAGAGATAAAGGAACTACAAATGAAAATGCCGAAAAATGATTTAACAGATGCTTTGGCTGAAAGTCAATGTATGGTAGCAGAGCTACGTCAAGAAGGAGAAAAACTCtccaaagaaattttgcaacagtctaatattataaaaaaactaCGTTCGAAGGAAAAAACATTGGAAGTGCAGTTAAAAACCACGAAAGATCAATACATTTCCACTAACGAAGAGGTGGAGCGTCTAAAGAAAACCCTTTCAGCAAAAGAAGACGTAGAACGAACCCAAATTGAAGCTGTTCATAAAATGTCTTCCGAGAACCAAAGGATAGATAAAGAAAATAGTTTATTACGAAGTAAACTCGATGATACCCAACAAAAGCTTAACACATTACAATGCAGTTTCGACGCTGTCAAATGTGAATTACAACAAAGATCTAAGCAACAGTCGGATCTTTCTCGTACAACAATGCAGACAGTCGAAAAGGAGAAACTACAGATTCTAGCTGAAAAAGAGGAGCTCGAGAGACAATTACAAGAGTTTTCCGACAAATTGCGCTCTTCAGAAATTGCTGCAATGAAAAGAGAGCAACAGTTAAGGGAAGAAAACAGGCATATATTGGATCGTTTGGAAGCAGCGGAACTTAGGGCTGAGACCTGCACACAGGAAATCAGCCAATCAACAATTCCTCTAATACGCCATTTAGAGTCACTTCAGCAGACTTTAAATCAAAGAACCAATAAGTGGAATAAAGATGAAAAATGTCTATTAGCGAAGCTTGAAACGTGTCAAGAACGACTTCAAACATTAGAAAACATTGAGGAAACGTCAAAACGTAAGATTGATGCATTAAAATCTCGTTGCCAAGAAACTGAAGAAAAATTAGCGCAAGCCGTCAtccaagaagaaaaaacaaaaattgcccTGCAGTTGGATTTGAATCAGAAGGAAATGGAACATAACAG aaaacttTCTGAAGCATTGCTGGAATTGGAAAAATCAAAGACAAAAATCAAAGTACTTGAAgatttacaatatcaacaatATATAGATGATGCTGAAAGCAAGCGAAGTGCATCAGTTGAGTGTTTGCACAAGGAGAGAGAACAATCCGTCACTTCGATGATCGAGTTAAATCATCCGTTGGCGACAGATGGGAATAGGAACTCTCCTGCTGCCAGTACCACGGGGTATTCTCTTGAAGATGGTGGCAGCATAGATTGGCAGCAACAAGAG GACGATTTAGACTGTATGACCCATGGGCGATCGCTACATGGACAAGGTGTAAACTTCCATTACGTTAGTAATAACACTGCAAACAATTACGAATATTTGCAATCAATGCTAAAGCAGAGGGATGGGGAGCTTGCTCAGGCTCAGTGGGAGCTTTCACGCATACAGGCCGAAAAAAGTGTATTACAGGAAGAACTCTCTCAACTTTCCATTGAAATGGAAAAT ATAAAAGAGAAATTATCTTCTTATGAACTAATGGAGGAGAGCTTTAATGATTTGCAAACACGATACGACGCCCTTTTGCAAATGTACGGCGAAAAAGTTGAACGCTGCGAAGAACTGGAGTTGGATCTGAAAGAGTGCAAGGAAgcatataaaattcaaatacaGGAGCTACTGGCAAAACTAAAAACATGA
- the LOC106093082 gene encoding uncharacterized Golgi apparatus membrane protein-like protein CG5021 isoform X1 yields MTSATVRNVPLLDDDTIPFGEEDEMQDPNSATKKYSHPYVTFFHLFFRGAAIVIYMFCGWFSDSFISSFVFVVLFLSADFWTVKNITGRLLVGLRWWNYVDDEGVSHWVYESKKGRVNNNEARIFWLGLILCPVFWSLFFIVALFGMKFKWLLLVMIALALNGANLYGYVKCNFGANKDLNSAATDFVKTQIFRNAMDIMTKPTAQPTTARPTGVI; encoded by the exons ATGACCTCGGCCACGGTAAGAAAT gTACCACTTCTAGATGACGATACGATTCCGTTTGGTGAAGAGGATGAGATGCAAGATCCAAACTCTGCAACAAAAAAATACTC ACACCCCTACGTTACATTCTTCCACTTATTCTTCAGAGGAGCTGCGATAGTTATATATATGTTCTGTGGCTGGTTTAGTGACTCTTTTATCAGTAGTTTTGTGTTTGTGGTTCTATTTTTGTCAGCAGATTTTTGGACTGTGAAGAACATAACGGGTCGTTTACTCGTTGGATTGCGCTGGTGGAATTATGTAGACGATGAAGGTGTTTCCCATTGGGTGTACGAGTCAAAAAAG GGGAGGGTGAATAATAATGAAGCACGTATTTTCTGGTTGGGACTAATATTGTGTCCAGTGTTTTGGAGCCTTTTCTTTATTGTTGCTctttttggaatgaaattcaaatGGCTGCTATTAGTGATGATTGCGCTAGCATTAAATGGAGCAAACTTGTACGGGTACGTTAAATGTAATTTTGGAGCAAATAAGGATTTAAATTCAGCCGCAACAGACTTTGTAAAGACTCAGATCTTTAGAAACGCCATGGACATAATGACAAAACCAACTGCACAACCAACAACAGCGCGACCAACCGGAGTAATCTAA